In a genomic window of Roseimicrobium gellanilyticum:
- the gcvH gene encoding glycine cleavage system protein GcvH, producing MSQVPANLRYRESHEWIDPATGTVGITDHAQAELSDVVYVELPKVGAQVKAGDQVAVVESVKAASDIYSPVDGEVIEVNSGLPDNPALLNADPYAGGWIFKLKVANAASTDSLLDAAAYQQHIA from the coding sequence ATGAGCCAAGTCCCAGCCAACCTTCGTTATCGCGAATCGCACGAGTGGATCGACCCCGCCACGGGCACCGTGGGCATCACGGACCACGCACAGGCAGAACTCTCCGACGTGGTGTATGTGGAGCTGCCCAAGGTTGGCGCACAGGTGAAGGCCGGTGATCAGGTGGCCGTGGTGGAATCCGTGAAGGCCGCCAGTGACATCTATTCTCCGGTCGATGGCGAGGTCATCGAGGTGAATTCCGGCCTCCCGGACAACCCCGCGCTGCTGAATGCCGACCCCTACGCCGGTGGCTGGATTTTCAAGCTGAAGGTCGCCAATGCCGCCAGCACGGATTCCCTCCTGGACGCTGCGGCCTATCAGCAGCACATCGCGTAA
- the gcvP gene encoding aminomethyl-transferring glycine dehydrogenase: MPQTTAFSHRHLGPGSAEAQEMARAIGCDTVDELMKKVVPEGIRLGKALDLPAPLTEEQALRKLRGIMGKNKVVRSFIGLGYHDTFTPPVIQRNIFENPGWYTAYTPYQPEISQGRLEALLNYQTMICDLTGLDISNASLLDEGTAAAEGCAMALSACGDKGKVVFVDEQVFPQTLDVLCTRMEPLGVKVKVGDWKTVELKKDDGVFAVVLQYPAADGIIHDYGDFTSKAHEADAQVIVCADLLALTLLKPPGEFGADICVGNSQRFGVPLGFGGPHAAFMAVKDAMKRRMPGRLVGVSKDAQGNPGFRLSLQTREQHIRREKATSNICTAQVLLAVMASMYAVWHGPEGLHAIARRVHGATQRLAAALKEGGLTLVGEDYFDTITIEVSDADAVIKRAAKRNINLRKVDATHVGIALDERVTDEELQSVLEAFSIQSSTLAPEGQEVGNGFAQKFGRLSKYLTHLVFNTHHSETEMMRYLRRLEAKDIALNRSMIPLGSCTMKLNAAAEMMPLSWPEVHGLHPFAPADQTEGYREMFTSLEGWLAECTGFAAVSLQPNAGSQGEYAGLLAIRRYFQQKGEGHRDVCLIPVSAHGTNPASAVMVGFKVVPVSCDGGGDIEMDDLRKKVQEYSGRLAALMITYPSTHGVFEEGIVEICELIHRHGGQVYMDGANMNAQVGLTSPGLIGADVCHLNLHKTFCIPHGGGGPGVGPIGVAKHLIPFLPGHGILPAGQRDGAVCAAPWGSASICTISWMYLAMMGRDVIDSTKVAILNANYIARKLAPYFPVLFSGRNGYVAHECILDFRQFKGITVEDVAKRLMDFGYHAPTMSWPVAGTLMIEPTESESREELDRFCEAMIEIHGEIESIETGLSDANNNVMKRAPHTADVLLADDWDRPYTRGEAAFPLPWVKADKYWPPVGRIDNAYGDRNLVCTCEAVTDYA; encoded by the coding sequence ATGCCCCAGACCACCGCTTTCTCCCACCGCCATCTCGGACCCGGCTCTGCCGAAGCCCAGGAAATGGCCCGCGCCATCGGCTGCGATACTGTCGACGAACTGATGAAGAAGGTGGTGCCGGAGGGCATCCGGCTGGGGAAGGCACTTGATCTGCCCGCCCCGCTTACCGAGGAGCAGGCGCTGCGCAAACTGCGCGGCATCATGGGCAAGAACAAGGTCGTGCGTTCCTTCATCGGCCTCGGCTATCACGACACGTTCACACCGCCCGTCATCCAGCGGAACATCTTTGAGAATCCCGGCTGGTACACGGCCTACACGCCCTATCAGCCAGAGATTTCCCAGGGCCGCCTGGAGGCCCTGCTGAACTACCAGACGATGATCTGCGACCTCACGGGTCTGGATATCTCCAATGCCTCGCTGCTGGATGAAGGCACCGCTGCCGCGGAAGGATGCGCCATGGCGCTGAGTGCCTGCGGCGACAAGGGGAAGGTGGTATTCGTCGACGAGCAAGTGTTCCCCCAGACTCTCGACGTGCTGTGCACACGCATGGAGCCGCTGGGCGTGAAAGTGAAAGTGGGCGACTGGAAGACCGTGGAGCTCAAGAAGGACGACGGCGTCTTTGCCGTGGTCCTGCAGTATCCCGCCGCGGACGGCATCATTCATGACTACGGGGATTTCACCTCAAAAGCCCACGAGGCAGATGCACAGGTGATCGTGTGTGCAGATTTGCTCGCACTTACGCTGCTGAAGCCACCGGGAGAATTCGGCGCAGACATCTGCGTGGGGAACAGCCAGCGCTTCGGCGTGCCCCTTGGCTTCGGAGGCCCCCATGCCGCTTTCATGGCGGTGAAAGATGCGATGAAGCGTCGCATGCCCGGCCGTCTCGTAGGCGTGTCGAAAGACGCCCAAGGCAATCCCGGCTTCCGTCTCTCCCTGCAGACGCGTGAGCAGCACATCCGCCGTGAGAAGGCCACGAGCAATATCTGCACCGCTCAGGTGCTGCTCGCAGTCATGGCCTCCATGTACGCCGTGTGGCATGGCCCGGAAGGGCTGCATGCCATCGCCAGGCGCGTGCACGGTGCTACGCAGCGACTCGCCGCCGCGCTGAAGGAAGGCGGCCTGACATTGGTCGGAGAGGACTACTTCGACACCATCACCATCGAAGTCTCAGATGCCGATGCAGTGATCAAGCGCGCCGCCAAGCGGAACATCAACCTGCGAAAGGTGGACGCCACGCACGTGGGCATCGCGCTGGATGAGCGCGTGACGGATGAGGAACTGCAAAGCGTGCTCGAAGCCTTCAGCATCCAGAGCTCCACGCTGGCACCTGAAGGGCAGGAAGTGGGCAATGGCTTCGCGCAGAAGTTCGGCCGTCTTTCGAAGTACCTCACCCATCTCGTCTTCAACACGCATCACAGCGAGACGGAGATGATGCGCTACCTGCGCCGCCTGGAAGCGAAGGACATCGCGCTGAATCGCTCCATGATCCCGCTCGGCTCCTGCACCATGAAGCTGAATGCCGCAGCGGAGATGATGCCGCTCAGCTGGCCGGAGGTGCATGGGCTGCATCCCTTCGCACCTGCGGACCAGACCGAAGGCTATCGTGAAATGTTCACCAGTCTCGAAGGCTGGCTCGCTGAGTGCACCGGTTTCGCCGCTGTCTCGCTCCAGCCGAATGCCGGTTCCCAAGGTGAATACGCGGGCCTGCTGGCGATTCGCCGTTACTTTCAGCAGAAGGGTGAAGGCCACCGCGATGTGTGCCTGATTCCTGTCTCGGCTCACGGCACCAATCCCGCGAGCGCGGTGATGGTTGGCTTCAAGGTCGTGCCCGTCTCCTGCGATGGCGGTGGGGACATCGAGATGGATGACCTGCGCAAGAAGGTGCAGGAGTACTCCGGCCGTCTCGCCGCATTGATGATCACCTACCCCAGCACGCACGGCGTGTTCGAGGAGGGCATCGTGGAGATCTGCGAGCTCATCCACCGCCACGGTGGCCAGGTGTACATGGACGGCGCGAACATGAACGCGCAGGTGGGACTCACCTCCCCCGGACTCATTGGCGCGGACGTCTGCCACCTCAATCTGCACAAGACCTTCTGCATCCCCCACGGCGGCGGCGGACCTGGTGTGGGGCCCATCGGCGTGGCAAAGCATCTCATCCCCTTCCTCCCCGGCCACGGCATCCTGCCTGCGGGACAGCGCGACGGGGCAGTCTGCGCCGCTCCCTGGGGCAGTGCCAGCATCTGTACCATCTCCTGGATGTATCTGGCGATGATGGGACGTGATGTGATCGACAGCACCAAGGTGGCAATCTTGAACGCGAACTACATCGCCAGGAAGCTCGCCCCGTATTTCCCGGTGCTCTTCTCCGGACGCAACGGCTACGTGGCACACGAGTGCATCCTCGATTTCCGCCAGTTCAAGGGCATCACCGTCGAAGACGTGGCAAAGCGCCTCATGGATTTCGGCTACCACGCCCCCACCATGAGCTGGCCCGTCGCAGGCACCCTCATGATCGAGCCCACGGAAAGCGAAAGCCGCGAGGAGCTCGATCGCTTCTGCGAAGCCATGATCGAAATCCACGGCGAGATCGAATCCATCGAAACCGGCCTCAGCGACGCCAACAACAACGTCATGAAGCGCGCCCCGCACACCGCAGACGTGCTGCTCGCTGACGACTGGGATCGCCCCTACACCCGTGGCGAGGCCGCCTTTCCCCTCCCATGGGTGAAGGCCGACAAGTACTGGCCACCGGTAGGCCGCATTGACAACGCCTACGGAGACCGCAATCTCGTGTGCACCTGCGAAGCGGTGACAGACTACGCGTGA
- a CDS encoding four helix bundle protein: protein MSLDPQRKNKNRGFMQLRVWQDARELYVQTCAAMKGWPFELKKVASQQIASVDSVHPNIAEGYARKSIREYLNFLGIARGSLGESVSGISTYHAAGQLTGSCFEDLDALSFKTENGLLKLIESLERKRDSGAWDDTLYHPTHDGAAG, encoded by the coding sequence ATGAGCCTGGATCCACAGCGAAAGAACAAAAACCGGGGCTTCATGCAGCTGCGGGTTTGGCAGGATGCCCGTGAGCTGTATGTGCAGACCTGCGCTGCAATGAAAGGCTGGCCCTTTGAATTGAAGAAGGTAGCCAGCCAGCAAATCGCCAGTGTAGATTCCGTTCACCCTAATATTGCCGAAGGCTATGCCCGGAAATCGATCCGGGAATACCTGAATTTTCTCGGAATTGCTCGCGGTTCCCTCGGAGAATCAGTGTCTGGTATTTCCACCTACCATGCCGCAGGACAACTGACCGGCTCCTGCTTTGAAGATTTGGATGCGCTGTCCTTCAAGACGGAGAATGGGCTGCTAAAATTGATTGAAAGCCTGGAGCGCAAGCGCGACAGCGGTGCATGGGACGACACGCTTTACCATCCCACCCATGATGGCGCAGCCGGGTGA
- a CDS encoding 8-oxo-dGTP diphosphatase encodes MPPSPTHFPPDWTTWQPTVRATLMFIVEDGKVLLIQKKRGFGQGKVNGPGGKLDPGEEELACAVRETEEELHVTAIDAVKRGELWFQFVDGMAMHVAVFQAQQYTGHATETEEAVPLWTPIEAIPFEKMWADDIHWLHRMLTGTEQFLGTFLFDGDTMLTHDVRWQDA; translated from the coding sequence TTGCCTCCCTCCCCCACACATTTCCCACCCGACTGGACCACGTGGCAGCCAACCGTGCGTGCCACGTTGATGTTCATCGTCGAGGACGGGAAGGTGTTGTTGATTCAAAAGAAGCGTGGGTTTGGACAAGGGAAAGTGAATGGGCCTGGAGGCAAGCTGGATCCCGGTGAGGAAGAACTGGCCTGTGCCGTGCGCGAAACCGAAGAGGAACTTCACGTCACGGCGATTGATGCCGTGAAGCGTGGCGAGCTTTGGTTCCAGTTCGTGGATGGCATGGCCATGCATGTGGCCGTGTTCCAGGCGCAGCAATACACTGGCCACGCCACGGAAACGGAAGAAGCCGTGCCACTCTGGACACCCATCGAGGCCATCCCATTTGAGAAGATGTGGGCGGATGACATCCACTGGCTGCACCGCATGCTCACCGGCACGGAGCAATTCCTCGGCACCTTCCTTTTCGATGGCGACACCATGCTCACCCACGATGTAAGGTGGCAGGATGCCTGA
- a CDS encoding Gfo/Idh/MocA family protein — protein MPEELRLGMIGLDTSHSVEFTRRLNDPASLQHIPGARVMHAFPEFSPDMPWSVDRVKEFTRELEEQHGVRMLGSIAEVVAESDAILLCSLDGRKHLSQVEPIFAAKKPVFVDKPVAATLKDVVSLYELAAESETPCFSASAMRWYPGIIEVAQANVGEVRSAISFGPSPLEPNHPDLFFYGIHPTEALFTVLGPGCQRVQRVTTPHTSVVTGMWEDGKVGTLHAMHRWPAEYKVTKFGDTGIFEQKEAGDYTPMLREIVKFFQTKQSPVTMSETLEIYCFMEAADESRRWGGSSVELSEVLARASE, from the coding sequence ATGCCTGAAGAACTGCGCCTGGGGATGATTGGACTCGACACTTCACACAGTGTCGAATTCACCCGGCGACTCAATGACCCTGCCAGCCTGCAGCACATTCCCGGCGCACGCGTCATGCATGCCTTCCCGGAGTTCAGCCCGGACATGCCGTGGAGCGTGGATCGCGTGAAGGAATTCACCCGCGAACTCGAAGAGCAACATGGCGTGCGCATGCTGGGCAGCATCGCCGAGGTCGTGGCAGAATCCGATGCCATCCTGCTTTGCAGCCTGGATGGACGGAAGCATCTCTCCCAAGTCGAGCCCATATTCGCCGCGAAAAAACCCGTGTTCGTGGACAAGCCTGTGGCCGCCACGCTGAAAGACGTCGTTTCCCTCTACGAGCTCGCCGCGGAATCCGAAACGCCTTGCTTCAGCGCCTCCGCCATGCGCTGGTATCCCGGCATCATCGAAGTAGCCCAGGCGAACGTTGGCGAGGTCCGCAGCGCCATCTCCTTCGGTCCCTCACCATTGGAGCCAAATCATCCCGACCTCTTCTTCTACGGCATCCATCCCACCGAAGCACTCTTCACCGTGCTCGGCCCCGGCTGCCAACGCGTCCAACGTGTCACCACGCCTCACACCTCCGTCGTGACAGGCATGTGGGAAGACGGCAAAGTCGGCACCCTCCACGCCATGCACCGTTGGCCCGCCGAATACAAAGTCACCAAATTCGGCGACACCGGCATCTTCGAGCAGAAGGAAGCCGGCGACTACACACCGATGCTTCGCGAGATCGTGAAGTTCTTCCAGACAAAACAATCACCTGTCACCATGTCCGAAACCCTGGAGATCTACTGCTTCATGGAGGCTGCGGATGAGAGCCGGAGATGGGGGGGCTCAAGTGTGGAACTGAGCGAGGTACTGGCGCGGGCAAGTGAGTGA
- a CDS encoding ABC transporter permease, with the protein MSDDSVSVPQKYISESPWRAAWRRLRQNVLALGGLVFLTLLGLVCVFGPLLSQHKQSDQDLAKQASGPSMEHWMGTDALGRDVAIRVLYGGRVSLLVGIVATVVAACIGVTYGLISGLAGGRVDAVMMRIVDILYAFPFIVFVILLNAVLGKDPTIEAWTKNILDTLGTIPGLRGALEDIGFNASFIILFAAIGAVEWLTMARVVRGQTLALRKQEFITAARAYGARSSRILRRHLLPNVIGPVIIYASLTVPGVMLLEGTLSFLGLGIQPPAPSWGTLINDGASQIEDAPWLIIFPGAFFVTTLLALNFLGDGLRDALDPRSGR; encoded by the coding sequence ATGAGCGACGATTCTGTTTCCGTTCCGCAAAAGTACATCAGCGAGTCTCCGTGGCGCGCCGCATGGCGTCGCTTGCGGCAGAATGTGCTCGCGCTGGGAGGGCTCGTTTTTCTCACATTGTTGGGTCTGGTGTGTGTGTTCGGGCCGTTGCTCTCGCAACACAAGCAATCCGATCAGGACTTGGCGAAGCAGGCGAGCGGTCCCAGCATGGAACACTGGATGGGTACGGATGCCCTTGGACGTGATGTGGCGATCCGTGTGCTGTATGGCGGGCGCGTCTCGCTGCTGGTGGGCATCGTGGCCACGGTGGTGGCGGCCTGCATCGGGGTGACCTATGGGCTCATCTCCGGGCTCGCTGGTGGGAGGGTGGATGCGGTGATGATGCGCATCGTGGATATCCTGTATGCGTTTCCCTTCATCGTGTTTGTCATTCTTTTGAATGCGGTGCTCGGAAAGGATCCGACGATTGAAGCCTGGACGAAGAACATCCTTGATACCCTTGGCACAATTCCCGGGCTTCGAGGTGCGCTGGAGGACATTGGGTTCAATGCGAGCTTCATCATCCTCTTCGCTGCGATTGGTGCTGTGGAATGGCTGACGATGGCGCGCGTGGTGCGTGGCCAGACGCTGGCCTTGCGCAAGCAGGAATTCATCACCGCCGCCCGCGCCTATGGGGCGCGCTCCTCGCGTATTTTGCGGCGGCATCTGCTGCCCAATGTGATTGGCCCGGTCATCATCTATGCCAGCCTGACCGTCCCGGGAGTGATGCTGCTGGAAGGAACGCTGAGCTTCCTGGGGCTTGGCATCCAGCCGCCGGCGCCATCATGGGGGACTCTCATCAATGACGGGGCCTCCCAGATCGAGGATGCACCCTGGCTGATTATTTTCCCGGGTGCCTTCTTCGTGACGACGTTGCTTGCTTTGAACTTCCTTGGTGATGGCTTGCGTGATGCGCTGGATCCGCGGAGTGGGAGGTAG
- a CDS encoding ABC transporter permease → MLYFLASRTLQGIVVVFAVLVLTFFLQKASPASPFNSDKNLPEEQRARFEAYYGYNLPVHEQLWRVIKSYATFDPPDCMKKPGRGVGEVIMQAFPVSLAIAIPSLLIALALGVPLGAIAALKPHTLEDRTATFLATLGVCLPSFVLGPLVATFVGLKLGWFNVAGWMDPSDWVLPACTLGFIYSGYVARLTRGGLRETLVQDFVRTARAKGVSERGVVFRHALKLACLPVINFLGPAMAGLVSGSFVIETVFQIPGLGQHFVSSAFEGDHNLAMGITLFFAILVVVFNVFVDLIQAAVNPRIGLKT, encoded by the coding sequence ATGCTTTACTTCCTCGCCAGCCGCACGCTTCAAGGGATTGTCGTGGTCTTTGCCGTGCTGGTCCTGACATTCTTCCTGCAGAAGGCATCGCCGGCGAGTCCGTTCAACAGTGACAAGAATCTGCCGGAAGAGCAGCGCGCCCGGTTCGAAGCATACTACGGATACAATTTGCCCGTGCATGAGCAGCTTTGGAGGGTCATCAAGTCATATGCCACTTTCGATCCACCGGACTGCATGAAGAAGCCCGGTCGTGGTGTGGGGGAGGTCATCATGCAGGCGTTCCCTGTGTCTCTGGCCATTGCGATTCCCTCACTGTTGATTGCGCTGGCGTTGGGAGTGCCCTTGGGCGCGATAGCTGCGCTGAAGCCACATACCCTGGAGGATCGTACCGCCACATTCCTCGCGACTCTTGGCGTGTGTCTGCCCAGCTTCGTGCTGGGTCCGCTTGTCGCGACCTTCGTGGGGCTGAAGTTGGGATGGTTCAATGTTGCGGGCTGGATGGATCCCTCGGACTGGGTGCTCCCGGCGTGCACGCTTGGGTTCATCTACAGCGGCTATGTGGCACGGCTGACCCGCGGCGGATTGCGTGAGACTCTCGTGCAAGACTTCGTCCGCACGGCGAGAGCAAAAGGTGTCAGCGAGCGAGGCGTGGTGTTCCGGCATGCGCTGAAGCTCGCCTGTCTTCCCGTGATTAACTTCCTCGGCCCGGCAATGGCGGGCCTGGTCTCCGGTTCCTTCGTCATCGAGACGGTATTCCAGATTCCCGGACTGGGGCAGCATTTTGTAAGTTCTGCTTTTGAGGGCGATCACAATCTGGCGATGGGCATCACGCTCTTCTTTGCAATTCTGGTCGTGGTCTTCAACGTCTTCGTGGACCTCATCCAGGCTGCCGTCAATCCCCGCATCGGACTCAAGACATGA
- a CDS encoding peptide ABC transporter substrate-binding protein, which translates to MTSTTTKTWLIRLAVLVFLVGGAYAFHLWRTSRPPRIEQATREKRLLLGNGSEVSTLDPQLATGQPEHMIFHAIFEGLVAPGVDDPDANAPGVASHWETKDYIHWTFHLRPEAKWSDGTPLTSHDFVWSYERMLNPGLIAQYASMLFPLKNAEAYNKGELKDFSQVGVKAKDDHTLELELVGPMSYVLGMMKHYAWFPVPRHVIEKFGSKTDRDSRWTRAGNMVGNGPFRLKEWRFTHSVTVDRNPHYWDAATVKLNELVFLPIKSDTTEERAFRDRQLHVTMTVPLPKIPDYKKMGGDVFFSDPALIVYFYRINTTLPALKDKRVRRALALAVDRDSLIKNVLRGDQKPAVGLTPYPKSMGYDGPQALKYDVAEAKRLLAEAGYPDGKDFPRFDILINTSEGHRTIAEAIQEMWKKNLGIPVGIHNQDWQVYLESQRTMKYSVCRAGWVADYPDPFTFLSIWKTGDGNNETGWSNATYDELLRKSTLEGDPATRMGYLKEAETILMDELPVVPIYWYVHSYLRAPEVKNWKPSVIEHRCYKAVDLESR; encoded by the coding sequence ATGACATCCACCACCACGAAAACCTGGCTCATCCGCCTCGCGGTTCTGGTGTTCCTCGTTGGGGGCGCGTATGCGTTTCACCTGTGGAGGACGAGCCGGCCGCCGCGCATCGAGCAGGCCACTCGGGAGAAGCGGCTGCTGCTGGGGAATGGCAGTGAAGTCAGCACACTCGACCCACAGCTCGCCACCGGCCAGCCGGAGCACATGATTTTCCACGCCATCTTCGAGGGGTTGGTGGCACCCGGCGTGGATGACCCAGATGCCAATGCGCCCGGCGTGGCCTCCCACTGGGAGACGAAAGATTACATCCACTGGACCTTCCACCTGCGTCCTGAGGCGAAGTGGAGTGATGGCACCCCGCTGACGTCGCATGATTTTGTGTGGTCGTACGAGCGCATGCTGAATCCGGGCCTGATCGCGCAATATGCGTCGATGCTTTTTCCCCTCAAGAATGCCGAGGCCTACAACAAGGGGGAGCTCAAGGATTTCTCCCAAGTAGGCGTGAAGGCGAAGGACGACCACACCCTGGAACTCGAACTGGTGGGGCCGATGTCCTATGTGCTGGGGATGATGAAGCACTATGCGTGGTTCCCCGTGCCGCGGCATGTGATTGAGAAATTCGGCAGCAAGACGGATCGCGACTCGCGATGGACGCGCGCGGGCAATATGGTGGGCAATGGTCCTTTCCGTCTCAAGGAATGGCGCTTCACGCACTCCGTCACCGTAGACAGAAATCCTCACTACTGGGATGCGGCCACGGTGAAGCTGAACGAGCTCGTCTTCCTCCCCATCAAGAGCGACACCACCGAGGAGCGTGCCTTCCGAGACCGACAGCTCCACGTGACCATGACGGTACCGCTGCCGAAAATCCCCGACTATAAGAAGATGGGTGGAGACGTCTTCTTTTCCGACCCGGCGCTGATTGTTTACTTCTATCGTATCAATACCACCCTGCCTGCATTAAAGGACAAACGTGTGCGACGAGCCCTGGCGCTCGCAGTGGATCGGGACAGCCTTATCAAAAACGTACTGCGCGGAGACCAGAAGCCCGCCGTGGGACTCACACCCTATCCGAAGTCCATGGGCTACGATGGACCGCAGGCCCTGAAGTATGACGTGGCGGAGGCAAAGCGATTGCTGGCCGAGGCTGGCTATCCTGACGGAAAGGACTTTCCTCGATTCGATATTCTCATCAATACCAGTGAAGGTCATCGCACCATCGCGGAAGCCATCCAGGAAATGTGGAAGAAGAATCTCGGCATTCCGGTGGGCATTCACAATCAAGACTGGCAGGTGTATCTGGAGTCCCAGCGCACGATGAAGTACAGCGTGTGCCGCGCGGGCTGGGTGGCGGATTATCCCGATCCATTCACCTTCCTCAGCATCTGGAAGACGGGTGACGGCAATAACGAGACTGGTTGGAGCAATGCGACGTATGATGAACTCTTACGGAAATCGACGCTGGAAGGTGACCCGGCCACGCGCATGGGCTACCTTAAAGAAGCCGAGACCATCTTGATGGATGAGCTCCCGGTTGTGCCCATCTACTGGTACGTGCACAGCTATTTGAGGGCTCCCGAGGTGAAGAACTGGAAGCCCAGTGTGATTGAGCATCGCTGCTACAAGGCGGTGGACCTCGAATCACGGTGA
- a CDS encoding ABC transporter permease has product MRDYFIRRFLLIFPTLIGATMLVFFITRVTPGGPLEKAMMRAMTAGEKSQKDPGGSLSEEQKAELAAYYGFDKPFFPAYLNWLGALPYEADKQYLKFEKDAKDQTITLRELLPKSQWKPNNAYRVSQVSVSQTGKLTNLSPEEYEVSRYGRTVVDPLKSWSTRVKTVEQKDEAGKVVGSYSQVQIYRNHFNGLLQGNLGYSTTYNDPVWDMIKKRMPVSLFYGLATFIMMYVVCIPLGILKAIKHRTVLDNVTSVLIFVGYAIPGFVLGSLLVVYLAARLGWFPTGGFTSENFDSLTFGQKVWDVIHHAILPLICYMVGAFAFMTMLMKNNLMDNLAADYVRTAIAKGASYKQAVLKHALRNSLIPIATTLGHIVSVFVAGSLLIELIFEINGFGLLGYNSIVDRDYPLVMGILFVSVILLTLGNILSDFLVALTDPRVRFE; this is encoded by the coding sequence ATGAGGGACTACTTCATCCGCCGATTCCTCCTGATTTTCCCGACCTTGATCGGGGCGACGATGCTGGTGTTCTTCATCACCCGCGTCACTCCGGGAGGTCCGCTTGAAAAGGCCATGATGCGGGCCATGACCGCAGGCGAGAAGAGCCAGAAGGATCCCGGCGGTTCCCTCAGTGAAGAGCAGAAGGCAGAGCTCGCCGCTTACTATGGCTTCGACAAGCCCTTCTTCCCCGCCTACCTGAACTGGCTGGGCGCACTGCCCTATGAGGCGGACAAGCAGTATCTGAAATTCGAAAAGGACGCCAAGGATCAGACCATTACCTTGCGTGAATTGCTGCCCAAGTCCCAGTGGAAGCCCAACAACGCCTATCGCGTTAGTCAGGTGAGCGTTTCTCAAACGGGTAAATTGACGAATCTCTCGCCGGAAGAGTATGAAGTCTCCCGATATGGGCGCACCGTGGTGGACCCATTGAAGTCCTGGTCGACCCGGGTCAAAACAGTGGAACAGAAGGATGAGGCCGGCAAAGTCGTCGGCAGCTATTCCCAGGTGCAGATCTATCGGAACCACTTCAACGGCCTGCTGCAGGGCAACCTCGGATACTCCACCACCTACAACGACCCGGTGTGGGACATGATCAAGAAGCGCATGCCGGTCTCCCTCTTCTACGGACTGGCCACCTTCATCATGATGTATGTGGTCTGCATCCCACTGGGCATTTTGAAGGCCATCAAGCACCGCACCGTGCTGGACAACGTCACTTCCGTCCTGATTTTCGTGGGATACGCGATTCCCGGATTCGTCTTGGGAAGCCTTCTGGTGGTATACCTTGCCGCACGCCTGGGATGGTTCCCCACGGGAGGATTTACCAGCGAGAACTTTGATTCTCTCACCTTCGGACAAAAGGTGTGGGACGTGATCCATCACGCCATCCTCCCCTTGATCTGTTACATGGTGGGAGCCTTCGCCTTCATGACCATGCTCATGAAAAACAACCTGATGGACAACCTCGCGGCCGACTATGTCCGCACGGCAATTGCCAAGGGAGCCAGCTACAAGCAGGCCGTGCTGAAGCACGCCTTGAGGAACTCCCTCATTCCCATCGCCACCACCTTGGGTCACATCGTCTCCGTGTTTGTCGCGGGCTCCCTGCTCATCGAGCTCATCTTCGAGATCAATGGCTTCGGCCTTCTGGGCTACAACAGCATCGTGGATCGCGATTACCCCCTGGTGATGGGCATTCTGTTTGTGAGCGTGATTCTGCTCACCCTTGGAAACATCCTTTCTGACTTCCTGGTGGCCCTCACCGACCCACGAGTCCGTTTCGAATAA